From a region of the Rhipicephalus microplus isolate Deutch F79 chromosome X, USDA_Rmic, whole genome shotgun sequence genome:
- the LOC119175946 gene encoding eIF-2-alpha kinase GCN2 isoform X2: MEEEDLKERQENEMKVLQSMFLDDVKDLRKNDKWKMWRPPELLITLRPQQSMTPFQAHVQVDLHVRCSSQYPNDVPYVDVCNQKGLSKQALEELRKELQQLTKQLVGEVMVLELAQHVQWFLRQHNTPERGSFYDEMLKNKEKQEAEKAREQQQQLNQQRIEEEKQRQAFELEILRHREEMKVEARRRRTDSKASESKERTNCVHKPELLSFFSKSAEYTVQKGACLGHSDRGHSTFGGFDSTTGELHERLLVKMRLPCDGS, translated from the coding sequence ATGGAAGAGGAAGATCTCAAGGAACGTCAGGAGAACGAGATGAAAGTGCTACAGTCGATGTTTCTGGATGACGTGAAGGACTTGCGGAAGAACGACAAATGGAAAATGTGGCGTCCGCCCGAGCTGTTGATCACTCTAAGGCCTCAGCAGAGTATGACACCCTTCCAAGCGCACGTGCAAGTGGATCTTCACGTCAGGTGCAGTAGCCAGTACCCGAACGATGTGCCGTATGTGGACGTGTGCAATCAAAAGGGGCTGTCAAAGCAAGCCCTGGAAGAACTTCGGAAGGAACTGCAACAGCTGACAAAACAACTCGTTGGGGAGGTCATGGTGCTTGAGCTTGCCCAGCATGTGCAGTGGTTTCTTCGTCAGCACAACACTCCCGAACGTGGTTCCTTTTACGACGAAATgctcaaaaataaagaaaagcaggAGGCGGAGAAGGCGCGCGAGCAGCAGCAACAGCTAAACCAGCAACGGATAGAAGAGGAAAAACAGAGACAGGCTTTTGAGCTCGAGATATTGCGTCATCGTGAGGAGATGAAAGTGGAAGCCAGGAGGAGGCGCACTGATTCCAAGGCCTCTGAGAGTAAAGAGCGCACCAACTGCGTGCATAAACCTGAGCTGCTCAGTTTCTTCTCAAAGTCTGCTGAGTACACAGTGCAAAAGGGTGCTTGCCTTGGTCACAGTGATCGGGGACACAGTACATTCGGCGGCTTTGACTCGACTACAGGTGAACTG